The following is a genomic window from Saprospiraceae bacterium.
GCATGTTGATACAAGGATAAAATTAAAACAAAAGATGTTTTCGGCATATAAAATCAAATTAAATGAAGAAAAAAGATATTGTTAATCGAGCCGATATAGAAATACTTGTCAACAATTTTTATGACAAAGTCATGAAGGATGATCTGATAGGTCTTATGTTTGATCATGTAGACTGGACAAAACACTTGCCTTTGATGTATGATTTTTGGGACAATGTACTTTTTCACACAGGCAATTATACCGGCAATCCCATGGGAAAGCACATGATAGCTCATGCCCGAAACCCTATGACGGCTGTTCATTTTGACAGATGGTTACTGCTCTTTTTTGAAACTGTAGACGAAGGTTATTCCGGCAACAATACACAATTGATCAAGGAAAGGGCCAAGAGCATTGCTACCATCATGCAGATTAAGTTATTTGGTAACGAATTAATTTTAAAATAAAACAAAACTCAATAAGGCAATTTTGCCAATTTAACCAATCAAAACTTTTCATTATGTTATCAAAAAGTCAGGCAAGAACATTTTTTCTTGGAGGCACTATTGTGTCTTTTGCTGTTTTTCTTGGATTGTCATGGCATAGTTTAAGTACTGAAGTGCCAAAACAAACCAATGAAGAAAATTTAACTCCGGAAGTTGTCAGAGGCAAACAATTGTGGGAGAGTAACAACTGTATGGGGTGTCATACTATTCTTGGTGAGGGTGCGTACTATGCGCCGGAACTTACACGTGTTATTGACAGGAGAGGTGATGCTTATGTCAAGACGGTACTAATATCTAAAGTACCTTGGGCCCCAAGGGGTCGCAAGATGGTCGCCTATGCATTTCCAGAAGATCAGGCCAACGACCTTGTGGCTTTCTTTAAATGGATTAATGAAGTGGATTTAAATGGTTTCCCACCAAAACCAAAATATAAGATGACACAAAATACTGATTCTAAATAATTCGTGCAATATCTTAAATTGATAAATGCACATTTTAATAACCAACTAAAAATAAATAAAATGAAATATAAATCACAAAAAGTTGCATACTGGTTTTTTGCACTTTCCATGTTATTGTTGTCTCTTCAGATTATATATGGGTTTATAATGGGATTTGCTCATATGGGATACGACAATCTTCATGATTTCATACCATTTAACACAGCACGTGCTGTACATACCAACCTTCTCGTGGTTTGGTTACTATCAGGGTTTATGGGTGCCGCCTATTACATCATACCGGAAGAGGCTGAAAATGAATTGGTGAGTGTAAAGTGGGCCTATATCCAGCTTATATCTTTGGCCGTAGTCGGAGTAGTTGCGATCATAGGATATCATTTCAATTACTGGGAAGGTCGAAAATTTTTGGAGATACCAAGACCTTTGGATTATTTAGTCGTAGTCAATGTTCTCCTATTTCTCGGCTTGATTCTGGCAACTCTTTTCAAAGGTAAAAAAAGAACCACTACTTCTTTGGTACTCACCATGGGATTGTTTTTCGCTGCCTTACTGTACCTCCCGGGTATGATATGGTTTGACAATCAGACTATGGATTCATTCTTCAGATGGTGGGTAGTGCATCTTTGGGTAGAAGGTGTATGGGAACTTATCATGGGTGGTATTTTGGCATTCTTGCTGATAAAAATTACAGGAGTGGACAGAGAAGTAATCGAAAAATGGCTTTATGTCATCGTCGGTTTGACATTCATCTCAGGTATATTGGGTACAGGTCACCATTATTACTATATAGGCACACCAAGGTATTGGCTGATCATCGGAGGTATATTTTCTGCTTTAGAACCATTGGCATTTTTAGGAATGGCACTTTTTGCCATAGCTATGTACCGCAAGGGTGAAAAGAAACATCCTAATAAAATCGCATTAATGTGGACGCTGGGTACAGCCATAGTTTCATTTGTAGGAGCAGGATTACTTGGATTGGCGCATACACTTCCACAAGTCAATATGTGGACACATGGCACCCTTGTCACTGCTATGCATGGGCACCTGGCGTTCTGGGGAGCCTATGGCATGATTGTGCTGGCCATCATTTCTTATACTATGCCCAATATGACCGGTCGCAAATTTTATGACTCTAATAACGGGTTGATGGCATTTTGGCTGTCAAACATCGGAATGATAGGTATGACCACCGCTTTTGCAGCAGCAGGTGTGGCGCAGGTGTATCTGGAAAGGATCATGGGTATGGATTTCGGAGAGGCTCAAAAGGAAATTGAGGTTCACTTTATGATTCTGGTATTGTGCGCATCGCTGTTTACAGTAGGCATTGTATATTTTATATATGAATTTATAAAGTATGGCCGACCTACAGACGAAGCTTTAGAACCACATCAATAACCACTACAAAAGCCACCATTTATGATGGTGGCTTTTGTTTTAAAAAATAAATATAAAATGGTATTAGAAGAAACTTTGCCCAAAACAAAGGCACCATATTACAAACAAACAGGAAAAGAACTTGAAATTTTTGACAAAGTGTGGGCCAACAGGTTACCATTGTTGTTAAAAGGCCCGACCGGCAGTGGAAAGTCTAGATTTGTCGAATATATAGCTCATCAATATCAAATACCGTTGATTACCGTGAGCTGCCATGAAGAAACTTCAGCTACTGACCTTATAGGAAGGTTTATCATAAAAGGAGCTGAAACTGTATGGATAGATGGACCATTGACCATTGCTGTCAAGAGCGGATCTATTATGTATTTGGATGAAATTGCCGAAGCCCGTCCGGATGTCATTGTAGCAATCCATTCTTTGACTGATCACAGAAGGCAGTTGTACATTGATAAATTAGGTCAGACAATTGAAGCACATGAAAATTTTTTGCTGATAGCTTCATTTAATCCCGGATACCAGCGAGGATTTAAAGAATTAAAACCATCCACGAGGCAGAGATTCGTTTCTATACCTTTTAATTATCCTGAAAACAAATTGGAATCAGAGATACTCAGCAATGAGACGGGTATTGATACTGCTACAGCAAATAAGTTGGTCAATATCGGTACCAAAATAAGAAATCTTAGAGAATTAGGGTTGACAGAAACGGCGTCTACCAGGTTACTTGTTGATGCGGCTAAACTTATAGTCAGTGGATTGCCTAAAAGACTTTCCGTAAGGCATGCGATCATAGAACCACTCACTGATGATCCGGATATTTCCCAAGCTCTGGCAGATGTTTGTGATTTGCTGATATAGAAGTGATTTAAAAAAATATTAATAACTTAACATGGATCTGGACGAAATTCTTTTTACCAAATTTTCAAAATATTTCAAGAAAAGAAATAAAGAGAAAGATCCGTTATCGTACAGAAGGGTCTATCTTCAGGATATCATTTCAAAACTGACCCTTATATCGAGGGCTTTTACAGGAAATAACATTGAAATATTTCCGGCAGAAATGGAAGGTGGTTATAAAGACCTTAACTTTTTTCTTCCCAAGTCCATGGACATCTTTGAAGACCCAAAAGATAACCTGAAGTTTTATTTTTTCAGGGTAGTCTATCTGACCATACAGCAAAAAGAATCATTAAACTGGTCGAAAGATGATATCGATCCCGATCTGGTCACATCAAGAATCAAAGCAAAGGAAGCATCCATACAAGTGCTTCATATTATGGAAAAAGACTACCCGCAAGTGATGGACATTTACCAGAACATGTTTTCATTTCTAGTCAATAATACAAAAGATCATGACCTCCCTTTGTATTGGCTTTATGGCAAATGGATGAAAAACAGCATATCTGCTGATGGGACAAAATCAGAAAATGGTATACCTGCAGCTTATACAAAACCTGAATCTATAAAGCCTGAAACTATCCTTAAAGCAAGGGCTGTTGAGGAAATCAAAAGCATTCAGGTGGACAAAAAACAACAGGAAGACTATGTACTTACCCACAATTTTGAAAAAGTGGAAACGGCGGAAGAGTTTGATGGTACTTGGAGGGATTTTGATGGAGATGACGACCTTCAGGATCATCAGGAAGCCTTGGAAGAGTTAAGTATGAAACTTACAGTAAGGGTTGATGATCAGGTACATTCGGTCTATCAGGCAGACTTTATTGAGAATACTTCCATCGCAGAAAGCTCTGACAAAACCGACCATCATAGCTTTGTTTCATTACCGGAATGGGATTACAGATCCAAGTCCTATAAAAAAGACTACTGTAAGGTATTTCCTACTTTTTGCATGGAGAAAAATGCAGCATACTACACTACTACTATTAAAGAGTATGGCAAGGAACTCACAGCAATGCGCAAAATGCTCACAAATTACAATAATAAAAGAAAACAATTAAGGCGGCAGACCGATGGACAGGAATTTGATTTAGACGCAATAACTGATCTTTATGCTGATGTTCATTCAGGCAAAACACCTTCTGATCGTATTTATTTATCATCTCAAAAGAAAGAAAAGGATCTTTCAATCCTGCTATTGCTGGATAGTAGTTTGTCGAGTGATGGCTATGCTGCAGGAAACAGAGTCATTGATGTGGAAAAACAGGTATCTATTATTTTTGGAGAAATATTGAATGAATTTTATGTTGATTTTTCAGTTGCTGATTTCCACTCATCTACCAGAAACTTTATTACATATCGCACTTTAAAGGATTTTGATGAATCATGGAATAGTGGCAAAATGAATATCGGGGCATCACAACCATCAGGATATACTCGAATAGGAGGAGCACTGAGATATGCAACTGCGCTCCTCAATAATCGACAAACTTCCAATAAATGGATCATTCTGCTGTCGGATGGAAAACCCAATGATTATGACAAATATGAAGGAAAATATGGTATTCAGGATGTAAAACAAGCTCTGCGTGAAGCCAATGAGTCTCATGTCAATTCGTATGCTCTGGCTATAGAAGCACAGGCTAAATACTATTTACCTCAAATGTTTGGACAAAACCATTACCAGATACTTTCATCACCCCAGGAATTAATTTCTTCCATGGTAAGATTGTTTGAAAAAATTAACCATGGATAGTAGTCAAAAAGCAAATTTTTTCTATCCACCCGGTGGAATTCTCATATGGATCATAGTGTTTCTGGAGCTTACTGTATTTTTTGCTGGTTTGATTGTAATGAAAAGTATGTCTCACGATCAGTTGGATATGTTTAAGCAATCAACATCTGAACTAAACTTAGTCGCAGGATCAGTCAATACCAATATTCTCTTGATTGGCGGTTATCTCATCACAAAGTCTTTAAGCAGCCTGGATAATCAAGAGGTGACAAAACATAAAAAATATCTTCTCGCTACCATCATCAGT
Proteins encoded in this region:
- a CDS encoding CbbQ/NirQ/NorQ/GpvN family protein, translated to MVLEETLPKTKAPYYKQTGKELEIFDKVWANRLPLLLKGPTGSGKSRFVEYIAHQYQIPLITVSCHEETSATDLIGRFIIKGAETVWIDGPLTIAVKSGSIMYLDEIAEARPDVIVAIHSLTDHRRQLYIDKLGQTIEAHENFLLIASFNPGYQRGFKELKPSTRQRFVSIPFNYPENKLESEILSNETGIDTATANKLVNIGTKIRNLRELGLTETASTRLLVDAAKLIVSGLPKRLSVRHAIIEPLTDDPDISQALADVCDLLI
- a CDS encoding cytochrome c oxidase subunit 3, encoding MDSSQKANFFYPPGGILIWIIVFLELTVFFAGLIVMKSMSHDQLDMFKQSTSELNLVAGSVNTNILLIGGYLITKSLSSLDNQEVTKHKKYLLATIISGLVFTFIKVIEYSEKISHGLTISYNTFYTFYWLITAFHLLHVLAGVAILMYFYYKDTDQNRKEYSENLEAGAVFWHMCDLIWVLVFAVIYLYWR
- a CDS encoding cbb3-type cytochrome c oxidase subunit I → MKYKSQKVAYWFFALSMLLLSLQIIYGFIMGFAHMGYDNLHDFIPFNTARAVHTNLLVVWLLSGFMGAAYYIIPEEAENELVSVKWAYIQLISLAVVGVVAIIGYHFNYWEGRKFLEIPRPLDYLVVVNVLLFLGLILATLFKGKKRTTTSLVLTMGLFFAALLYLPGMIWFDNQTMDSFFRWWVVHLWVEGVWELIMGGILAFLLIKITGVDREVIEKWLYVIVGLTFISGILGTGHHYYYIGTPRYWLIIGGIFSALEPLAFLGMALFAIAMYRKGEKKHPNKIALMWTLGTAIVSFVGAGLLGLAHTLPQVNMWTHGTLVTAMHGHLAFWGAYGMIVLAIISYTMPNMTGRKFYDSNNGLMAFWLSNIGMIGMTTAFAAAGVAQVYLERIMGMDFGEAQKEIEVHFMILVLCASLFTVGIVYFIYEFIKYGRPTDEALEPHQ
- a CDS encoding VWA domain-containing protein; protein product: MDLDEILFTKFSKYFKKRNKEKDPLSYRRVYLQDIISKLTLISRAFTGNNIEIFPAEMEGGYKDLNFFLPKSMDIFEDPKDNLKFYFFRVVYLTIQQKESLNWSKDDIDPDLVTSRIKAKEASIQVLHIMEKDYPQVMDIYQNMFSFLVNNTKDHDLPLYWLYGKWMKNSISADGTKSENGIPAAYTKPESIKPETILKARAVEEIKSIQVDKKQQEDYVLTHNFEKVETAEEFDGTWRDFDGDDDLQDHQEALEELSMKLTVRVDDQVHSVYQADFIENTSIAESSDKTDHHSFVSLPEWDYRSKSYKKDYCKVFPTFCMEKNAAYYTTTIKEYGKELTAMRKMLTNYNNKRKQLRRQTDGQEFDLDAITDLYADVHSGKTPSDRIYLSSQKKEKDLSILLLLDSSLSSDGYAAGNRVIDVEKQVSIIFGEILNEFYVDFSVADFHSSTRNFITYRTLKDFDESWNSGKMNIGASQPSGYTRIGGALRYATALLNNRQTSNKWIILLSDGKPNDYDKYEGKYGIQDVKQALREANESHVNSYALAIEAQAKYYLPQMFGQNHYQILSSPQELISSMVRLFEKINHG
- a CDS encoding group III truncated hemoglobin, with amino-acid sequence MKKKDIVNRADIEILVNNFYDKVMKDDLIGLMFDHVDWTKHLPLMYDFWDNVLFHTGNYTGNPMGKHMIAHARNPMTAVHFDRWLLLFFETVDEGYSGNNTQLIKERAKSIATIMQIKLFGNELILK
- a CDS encoding cytochrome c encodes the protein MLSKSQARTFFLGGTIVSFAVFLGLSWHSLSTEVPKQTNEENLTPEVVRGKQLWESNNCMGCHTILGEGAYYAPELTRVIDRRGDAYVKTVLISKVPWAPRGRKMVAYAFPEDQANDLVAFFKWINEVDLNGFPPKPKYKMTQNTDSK